The Brevinema andersonii DNA segment GTGTTGGGAATATAAGCGCCATGAGCCAAAAACAAATGATGAAACAAACTGTAGGCATAACGGATCGGGCCCAGTTCAACCCAATTTAGCGTTTGACCGAGAAATTGCCATTGCTGAGCATTGCCGTATCCTTTTTCGATGCGGGTTGGGGAACCCGGAGACAACAAAATAACCAGCATACCCAAGAAGAAAAAAATAAACCCCGTCCAAAACCAACGCGGTACCATTATTTTTTTATATTTTAATATGATATAAAGAATCAACAGTAGAGGAAGTAAAGCAACTGCTTGCTCATGAGAGGCGCCTGCTAACAACGCGCTCAACCAAAACATTCTTGAAGGTACCATAGAGGGGGGGGTACTCATTAAAAGGGAATATGGAGTCAAAAACCAACAAATTAATCCGATCGCAAATAGATTGCTCATAAAAAACGTCACCATCACATAAGCAGTGCTTGACACAGGAATAAATACAAACAGCAAACAAAAAAGTAAAATAAACAATTGGAAATCATGCTTACCGGAATTGCGAATAAATTTAGGATTAACAGCCCGATAGCATGTAATAATAACCCATAAAATTACGCCGCTAAATACCAGTTCTTCTATAGGGGCAGGCAATTGCAGAATGATGCGCAGCAAAGTGTGCGAAACCAGCCGCCCGTGCCATGCCAGATACTCATTCCATTGTAAAAGAAAAGGATTGCCCATTACAGAATAAGCAAAATCATCGTCATAAGTAATTGGAAATAAAAGGTTTGAAGCCAGCATAATACCATATATCAGCAAAAATAATATATACCATTTAACTGTATTAATTCTCATAGAATACCTCCCTGCCTAAGCAGAACAACCCCTTTTTCCTATTGTTTTATTATAACATAAGCCGATTTTTTTGTTAAGCTTTTACTTATTTTTTCAAAAATAGAATAAAACAACCCTCCCTTGTATGTTATCGAGGGAGGGTATAGGATTAGTTTAATATTTCGTGGAGGGGAGGGGGGGGGGGGTAATTGGTGATGACAAGCTCGGGAGCATCGGGCTGTTTTTTGGAGTTGGCGAGGCCGGAGTATTTGACGGTTGCCTCGGTGATGTGGAAGTCCTTGTAAAGCTCGCGGATAACGGAGTGGTCGCCGTAGGAAAGCATCCAAGTCGCTTTGGAATTTTTGAGGAGTTCGGAGAGCAGAACATGCCACTCGACTCCGAAGTTGATACCGGGATAGACGTTTTCAGCGCCGAAGTATGGCGGGTCGAGGTAGAGGAAGGTATTTTCCTTGTCCCAGAGTTTGGATGCATTTTTCGAAGGACTCGTTGGAGATGGCAACATTTCGGAATCTCTCACGGAGGTCGGAGATTTTGGATATGAGGGTTTGCGCGCTGTTGAGGACTTCGAATGCATAAGACGTTCCCTGA contains these protein-coding regions:
- a CDS encoding DUF6056 family protein codes for the protein MRINTVKWYILFLLIYGIMLASNLLFPITYDDDFAYSVMGNPFLLQWNEYLAWHGRLVSHTLLRIILQLPAPIEELVFSGVILWVIITCYRAVNPKFIRNSGKHDFQLFILLFCLLFVFIPVSSTAYVMVTFFMSNLFAIGLICWFLTPYSLLMSTPPSMVPSRMFWLSALLAGASHEQAVALLPLLLILYIILKYKKIMVPRWFWTGFIFFFLGMLVILLSPGSPTRIEKGYGNAQQWQFLGQTLNWVELGPIRYAYSLFHHLFLAHGAYIPNTLPYFIIIGILMYFVLKKVSPWNGRLFQIFVFIAASLGMTVIMMFSPLYYEANLLFGMVFLFIALVMLVKLFWELYPDSKMIPLAIKLVILTAFIIFGIQCFAWNHYRKEYNYVVELINEAKVAQNPEVKVPAFTQFAIKTPLGNIYPVYLQRTPIFYTRMAEYYQSPPIIPPDFVTNR
- a CDS encoding DNA adenine methylase encodes the protein MLPSPTSPSKNASKLWDKENTFLYLDPPYFGAENVYPGINFGVEWHVLLSELLKNSKATWMLSYGDHSVIRELYKDFHITEATVKYSGLANSKKQPDAPELVITNYPPPPPLHEILN